A window of the Candidatus Methylomirabilota bacterium genome harbors these coding sequences:
- a CDS encoding MBL fold metallo-hydrolase, which yields MRVMPLAADSLGVRSMATYVEAGDLRLLLDPGVTLSPRRYGLAPAPEEEEAFKRARDRIEGYARRATLITVSHYHADHCRPEAEVYAGRRIWALDPWRVADAHQAARGRAFWQSLRGQCVLEAAECRVAEFGGALVRVSPPLPHGREGTGFGFVVAVTVDDGTRFVHAADLQGPASAVATAYILRERPDLLYLSGPPTYLAAQVGEDTVRLGLENLLRIVNETGCRVIVDHHALRDRHYRERLGPAFETGRVVTAADYLGHRAECLEAYRPEVWARYRRKEGSSWQTSQR from the coding sequence TGCGCTCGATGGCGACCTACGTCGAGGCCGGGGACCTCCGCCTCCTGCTCGATCCCGGCGTGACGCTGAGCCCACGCCGATACGGCCTCGCGCCGGCGCCGGAGGAGGAAGAGGCCTTCAAGCGCGCGCGCGATCGGATCGAGGGCTACGCGCGCCGGGCGACCCTGATCACGGTGAGCCACTACCACGCCGACCACTGCCGGCCCGAGGCCGAGGTGTACGCCGGCCGGCGGATCTGGGCGCTCGACCCGTGGCGGGTGGCCGACGCGCACCAGGCGGCGCGGGGCCGGGCCTTCTGGCAATCGCTCCGGGGACAGTGCGTCCTGGAGGCGGCGGAGTGCCGCGTCGCCGAGTTCGGCGGGGCCCTGGTGCGGGTCTCGCCACCGCTTCCCCACGGGCGTGAAGGCACCGGCTTCGGCTTCGTGGTCGCCGTGACGGTGGACGACGGCACGCGCTTCGTCCACGCCGCCGACCTGCAGGGCCCGGCCTCCGCCGTGGCCACGGCCTACATCCTGCGCGAGCGCCCCGACCTGCTGTACCTGTCGGGTCCGCCGACGTACCTGGCGGCGCAGGTCGGCGAGGACACGGTGCGGCTCGGGCTCGAGAACCTGCTGCGCATCGTGAACGAGACCGGCTGTCGCGTGATCGTGGACCATCACGCGTTGCGCGACCGCCATTACCGCGAGCGACTCGGCCCGGCCTTCGAGACGGGGCGGGTCGTCACCGCCGCCGACTACCTCGGTCACCGGGCGGAGTGCCTGGAAGCCTACCGGCCCGAGGTATGGGCGCGTTACCGCCGAAAGGAGGGGAGTTCATGGCAGACCAGCCAACGCTGA
- a CDS encoding peroxiredoxin: protein MADQPTLSVGDPAPDITLQGIGGKEWSLADQKGKKNVVLLFYVLDWTPGUTKEMPAFEARLRDFEAADTQVVGISTDSIYSHDAWAKSLGGISYPLLADIHRDVVKKYGIHWPELNACYRASFVIDKQGTLRFVERYGKGELPDPEKVLAEVKKLR, encoded by the coding sequence ATGGCAGACCAGCCAACGCTGAGCGTCGGCGACCCCGCCCCGGACATCACGCTGCAGGGGATCGGGGGGAAGGAGTGGAGTCTCGCCGACCAGAAGGGGAAGAAGAACGTCGTCCTCCTCTTCTACGTCCTGGACTGGACACCTGGCTGAACGAAGGAGATGCCGGCCTTCGAAGCCCGCCTGCGGGACTTCGAGGCCGCCGATACCCAGGTCGTGGGTATCTCGACCGACTCGATCTATAGCCACGATGCGTGGGCCAAGTCGCTGGGCGGGATCTCGTACCCGCTCCTGGCGGACATCCACCGCGACGTGGTCAAGAAGTACGGGATCCACTGGCCCGAGCTGAATGCCTGCTACCGGGCGAGCTTCGTCATCGACAAGCAAGGGACTCTCCGGTTCGTGGAGCGCTACGGCAAGGGCGAGCTCCCGGACCCGGAAAAGGTCCTGGCCGAGGTCAAGAAGCTCCGCTAG